The DNA sequence TGTTCCCGATCCACAGCCGGAGATGCGTTTCTGGATGCATGGGCCTTCGGAAAGGTCCAGCATGTAGTGGTAGAAAGTGAAGTCGTTGCCCTCTTCGCCGCGCTTCAGCATTTCCTCAGCCAGGATTTCATACTGTCTGTACAGTGCCGGAAGATGTTCCTCCGTCAAAGCGTAAGGTTCGGATGGATCGCAGATGACCGGTTCCATCGAAAGTTTGTCGAAGCCGAGATTAGCGACGTGGAAAATATCGTTTGTGAAATCGACGTTATTGCCTGTGTAAGTGCCGCGGACGTAGTATTCCTTGTCGCCGCGCCCTTCCACGAATTTCTGGAATTTCGGCAAAATGTAGTCATAGCTGCCTTTTCCGTTTACAGTTCGGCGCAGACGGTCATGGACTTCCTTGCGTCCGTCCAAGCTCAAAACGACGTTGTACATTTCTTTGTTCAGGAACTCATTGATCTCATCGTTCAAAAGCATCCCGTTCGTTGTGAATGTGAAACGGAAAGTCTTGTTGGACTCCTCTTCTTTGCTGCGCGCGTACTCGACGATCTGCTTCACGACGCGCCAAGCCATCAACGGCTCGCCGCCGAAGAAGTCGACGTCCAGGTTGCGGTGGAAACCGGAATTCTCAAGCAGGAAATCGATCGCTTGCTTGCCGACTTCGAATTTCATGATTGCTCTGTCGCCGTTGTACTTGCCTTGGCTGGCGAAACAATAATCGCAAGTCAGGTTACAAGTATGCGCAACGTTCAGGCAAAGAGCCTTCACGAATGTTTGGCGGTTCTTCAAGTCGATGGAAAGGTCTTGGTACAAGTCTTCCGTGAACAATTCCCCATTGGCTTTCAGTTCTTCGACATCCGACAGCGTATCGCGGATTTCCGTTTCGTTGATTTCCGGGTCGTTAGCATATTGTTCCAGCATCATCGTGACGATCTCTTCAACAGGTGTTGCTTCATAAAGCGCGATGATGTCGAAGGCAAGGTCGTCGACGACATGCACGGCACCGCTGTAGGTATCCATTACGATATTGTATCCGTTCAGTTTATATTGATGAATCATTTCGGTTTCAAACTCCTTTTTTGTCCATAAAATTGCCGCCCGACTGGAATCAGTCGGACGGACTCTTTTTTATTTCGCTGCTTGTTTAGGGTTCACACAGCTTTGGTTGGCGATTCCGCAAGAAGTTTTGCATGCGGATTGGCAAGATGTTTGGCATGCTCCGCAGCCGCCATGTTTGGCAGTATCCTTCAGGTTGCGGGTGCTTAATGTTACGATTCTTTTCATAACGACATCTCCTCTGAAATAGGTTAAGGAAGCATATTGCTTGACAGAAAAATGCTCCCTTTGTGATTAATTTTACCAACAAATTGTTAGCCCGTCAATCTACCGACCTATCAGCATAGTGACCGTTTTTGTAAAAATCGTGATTCACCCAATAACTATCAAATTGTAAGTTAGTGAGCAAGGGTTTCCTGTCGCATAATTTGGATATTTTTCGGAAGCTCATCAGCATCGCTGTAGACCTTTGTCCCCTTTTCCAATAGCGTATGGATTTGGCGGATAAATCCATTACTGATCCGTTCCCCAGGCACAAGCAAAGGAATTCCGGGCGGGTAGGCCCAGACGTATTCGGCTACCGTTTGCCCTATCGCGTTTTCAATCGGGCAATCTATTTTTTCTGATTCCAAGGCCTGCCAGATTTCACATTGCTTTTCGGGTGATGCGAAAAATAATGTCCCGTCGCTCTGCAAGTGCTCCCCATTCAACGAGTCGAGCGTGCCGTCGACGGCCAACAGCGCATCCGCCAACGTAGCCATTGCTGCATCTGTATCGCAGACACTGGTCATCGCCAACGCATGATCGCCGTATGCCATCTCCATTTCGATATGGTATTCGCTCCGCAACATTTCGGAAAGTTTCTGTCCGGTCAATCCAGTTCCTTGCGCCGAAATCAGGATTTTGCCTTTGTCGAAGGCGAAAAAGGTTTTGTGAGCGCCAAGTCTGTCTTTGCCGTGGCAAAGCACCTTCAGATGCTGGAGCTGCTCCATTTTTTCCGAGAAGTCCGTTAATCTCTTATTGTAGTTTTCGAATAACTGCTCCCCTTCGTCCCGCAGCAATCGGAAACAGCTGTCGATTGAAGCCATCAGCACATAGGACGGCGAACTGCTTTCGAAGATGGCGAGTTGCCGGGCCATCTCTTCTGGTCTGACCAAGTCGCCGTTCAGATGGGCAAAGGAGGTCATCGTCAAAGAAGGCAAAGTCTTATGCAGGCTCTGGATCACGATATCTGCGCCGAGTGCAGTCGCGCTGGTTGGGAAATGTTCCGAGTAGTTGAAATGTGAGCCGTGTGCCTCATCGATCATCAACGGAATCCCTTGCGCATGACAGATATCGGCAATCGCCGCGATGTCACTGACCACCCCTTCGTACGTCGGTGAAGTCAAAACGACCAGCTGCGTGTCCGGATGCTTTTTTAGCGTATCGGCGATGCTTGCTGTCGAAATGCCTCCGTGGATGCCGAATGTTTCATCCACTTCCGGCATCAGATAAACAACCTCCAATCCGAAAAGCTCGATGGCATGATAGACGGATTTGTGGCAATTGCGACCGATCGCAATCTTGCTGCCGCGTTTGGTAGCAGCGCGGATTCCCGCCAGCATGCCGCAGGTGCTGCCGTTCACGAGGTAGAATGAGCGTTTTGTGCCGTAGAAGTCTGCGATTTCTTCCATATATTCATTGATGATGCCGCTCGCGCCGTGCAGATTGTCGAAGCCGTCTATCTCTGTGATGTCGATGTTGTAAGGCAGATCTTTACCGAGCAGTGCAGTGTTCCGCTTATGCCCCGGCATGTGCATGGGGATGCTGTCGGACGCCGCATGTGCTTTCAGTCTGTCCAGCAAAGAAGGTTTCGTTGTATGTTTGTCCATAAGTGTGTCCTTTTCTTGATAATATAGTTCTGCCTTCATTATAACAGAGGAAAAAAACATCCAGACGTAAAAAATGCCCGTTCTCACTCATTATCGTGAGAACAGGCATTTTTCAGCATATATTGATTTAATCCAGCTTCACGCGGAACAGCCCACCCGCCAATTCCTCTTCCGTCTCGCCGACTTTCGCAGTCGTGATGTAGAGATACTCCAGATCCTTGCCGCCCAGAGAGCAGGAAGTCGCATTCTTCACCGGCATCAGGATTTCTTCAAGCTTTTTGCCGGTCTCCGGATCCCATCTGCAGACTTTTCCGCCGCCGTATTGCGCCACCCAGATCATGCCTTCCGGGTCCACGCACATGCCATCCGGATTGCTGCCGTCGGTGATCTCGACCACATATTTCTCGAAATTCGCTTCACCTGTTTTTGTGTCATAAGCATAGCTGCCCACTTTCTTGGTCGGCGTGTCGATGAAATAGAGCGTCTTTCCATCCGGTGACCATCCCATACCGTTGGCCAACGTGAGGCCATCCAAAACTGTGCGGACCGTTCCGTCCTTTTCGATGGCATACAAAGCGGCCTCCCCTTCATAGGTGCCCTCATAACCCATCGTCCCGACAAGCAAGCGGCCTTGCGGATCCAACTTCCCGTCGTTGTAGCGCATCCGTTCGTCATCGCGAGCCTTTGCCACCAGTTGCTTCTCCTTCGTCCGAGGGTCGATCCGGAAAATACCGTCCATTTCGGCTTCCAGAATCATCCCATCCTGATCGAGCACGGCGCATCCGACCGGTCCATCGGTCAAATAGGTCCGCACCTCACCTGTTTCCGAATCGATGGCATAGATCATGCAGTCTTCGATCGAAACGCAATAAAGCAAGCTGTTCTCCGCATCCCAATGCGGTCCTTCCAACAGAGTCGAACCTGCATAGAAAACCAGTTCCGGTTTCCTTACATTAGCCTGTTCGGATTTGTTTTCCATCTTCATCCACCTCATATTCTTGTGTCGTTTATGGTTTCAGTATATAACAACAAAAAATGCATTCCAATTGATTCGATTTTGTGGATAATTTTTGATATTTGGATGCCCGCGATTTTTTGTTCTCTCCTGAAAAATGCTATACTTTATGTGACTGTTCGAGGGGAACAATTCTTCTGAACACATCTTGTCTAAAGGAGAATGGCTATGGAAGATCGCAGTACGCTTCTGATCAATCAGAGCACCATCAAGGAATTATTGGACATTGCGGATTTCAACAATCTCGTGCATCAGACATTTCAGGGACTCGGTGACGGCACAATCATCAACCCGACAAAATTGACGCTGGATCTGGGTGAAGCTGGCGGTTATCCTCCTAACGAAGGGTTCATGAACGCAATGCCGGCCTACATCGCCTCGCAGGATATCGCCGGCTTGAAATGGGTCGGGGGATTTTTGGGCGAACGCAAAGCTGCCGGACTGCCTTATATCACAGGGATGATTTTGTTGATCAATCCGCATCTCGGTACTTTCACCGCTGCACTCGAAGGCGCTTATATCACCAATATGCGCACCGGGGCCCAGACCGCAAACGCATTGCGGTATTTACTCAAGAAACCGACCGTAACGATCGGCCTTTACGGAGCAGGGATGCAAGCCGGCACTAATATCCGTGCAATAGCGGATCTGTTCGACATCACCGAATTAATCGTCTGGAACCACAGACGCAGCACGGCGGAAACATTTGCAAAAAAAATGCAGGAACACGTCAAAGGCGCCATCCGGGTCGTCGATGATCCCCAGGAAGCCAGTCAGGCTGAGGTCCTCATCACCGTCACGTCAGCGCAGACTCCCCTCATCAAAGCGGAATGGATCAAAAAAGGCACCATCATTTTTTCGATGGGTTCTTTCCAGGAAATCGAGGATGCACTCATTCTGAAGGCGGACAAGGTCATCGTTGATCATGTGGATCAGGCTCTCCATCGCGGTGCTTTGAAGAAACTGACGGGTGAAGGAAAACTGTCCGAAAAAAATATTTTTGCAACTCTAGGCGAATTGGCGGTCGGAAAGAAAGATACCGGCGACCTTTCGCAGGACATCACCATCTGCATCCCGATTGGTACCGGAGCGATGGATGTCGCAATCGCCGGGGAAGTTTACCGAAGAGCACTGGAAAAAGGAATGGGCTACGCTTTTGATTTTGAAGCATAAAAATAGGAACGAACAGGAGGGATTTTTATGAATACCAACAACATCGAAAAACAAAACAGCCACTTGGACTTGCAGGATCAAGCGGTGCAGGATATTTTCGCGCTTTATCAGGATTATCCGGAAGTGCCTTACGTTTCCAAAAAACGCGATAAGGAGGGTTGGCTGAACGCCGTCCGGATCGGGTCGGAACAGCTCGTACCCAAACGCAACATGGTCCGTTTTGAGGAAGATATCTTGCCGGGTCATCTGATTCTGTTGTGGCGCATCCAGTTCGGCACGTTCACGAACGAGAGCGGCTATCCGAAATATTTCGAATACAACTACGGCATCAACGGCCCTCAAGCGTTGGATGAGGTGATCGAAAAAGGCTATGCGGTGGAACTGTCGGCATCCGATTCGCTGGATCACCTGAACGCAGCCAGCCTAAAAGCCATCCTGAAACACTACGAAGTGGCCGGCTATTCCAAAATGAAGAAGCCGGAATTGATGGAAATCGCAAAACAGAAATTGAGCGAGGATCAGCTCGCCTCCCAGTTCCCGCTGAGGGGTTACCGCATCACTCCTGCAGGAGAAGCGATCCTGGCAAAATATCCGGAAGTCGTCGACCGCCATCCGAAGAAGAAATATTGATGGACCACAAACAAGCATCCAGAAATCGAATTCTGGATGCTTGTTTTGTGCGCGTTTCTCCGCTGAGGAGTTGCTTCATCGGAGGTCAGTTGGCTAAATGGGTTCGGATCTCCGGCCAACGCAGCCAGACCGGAGATCGTTTGGCTGATTGCGGTCGTTCCTCCGGTGAATGCTGTCCCAACCGGAGCTGGGATGACCCAAAAATTACCGAAAAAAAGAACCTGATCCGAAGATCAGGTTCCTATAAGTTTAATTTTGAATTAAGCTTTGTTTACGTTTGTTGCTTGAGGTCCACGGTTACCTTCTTCGACGCTGAAAGTTACTGCTTGTCCTTCTTCTAAAGATTTGAAACCTTCAGATTGGATAGCTGAGAAATGTACGAATACATCGTCTCCGTTTTCGCGTTCGATGAAGCCAAAACCTTTGTCTGCGTTAAACCATTTTACTGTACCTTGTTCCATAATTGAAAATCCTCCTCGTGCTATTGCACATATATCATACATTGTTGCTAACGCTACGGATCGGAATTTTCGTAATGCAATTCTTTTCTCTAACCCAACAAAATGTTAAATTCATTGTATCATGCTTAACTCAATAATGCAAATCGAAATGGCAAATAAATTCGCAATACCGCTACAATACCACAAAAATTCTTTTTTCCAACGCGCTCTTCTGGAATTTTTCGTCAAAAAAAGAACCTGATCCGAAGATCAGGTTCCTATAAGTTTAATTTGAATTAAGCTTTAGTAACGTTTGTTGCTTGAGGTCCACGGTTACCTTCTTCGACGCTGAAAGTTACTGCTTGTCCTTCTTCTAAAGATTTGAAACCTTCAGATTGGATAGCTGAGAAATGTACGAATACATCGTCTCCGTTTTCGCGTTCGATAAAACCAAAACCTTTTTCTGCGTTAAACCATTTAACTGTACCTTGTTCCATAATTGAAAATCCTCCTCGTGCGTTTTGCACTTTATGATACATTGTTGCTAACGTTACGAATCGGAATGTTTTGAAACAATTCTTTTCTGCGCTTCACAAAATGTTAAATTCATTGTACCATGGATTTTTTGATTGTGCAAGCCCTATCCTCTTTTCTTGTAGTTTCAAATGAAATAAAAAGAAGCAATCCTTTGTGGGATCGCTTCTCTCTTTTACTTTATTTTTTTTCTTTATCAAGAATTTCGGATATTTTTCTGTCGACATAATTTAAGCCCATACCCATGAAATATTCAGCCAAGTCTTCATCGCTGATATCTTTTACATCGTATCCGCCCTGTTTTCTTTTAGCGGCATACCCTTTTCTCATTTTTTCAAGCATGTCTTCAGGTAGCTCCACTTGGAATTTCTTCATTGTCATCGCAACCGCCTCCTATGTCGTTGTTAGCCTGAACGATCGGATAAGATAAAGATTCTTCCGCATTGTTCAGGTAACGCTTTCATTATACCCTTCTTTTCAAAATATATACAGAATTTTATGCAAGAAGCAGCAATATAATCGATAACTGTTATTCGAATATAGAAAAACCCTTGAAGTGAGTGGCTTTTCCAACTCTTCATTCAAAAGATGTGACAGATACCTACATGATTATCCTCTTTTCCGAGTTACCTAAGCCGATTCATCAAGATCCAGACCGAAACGCTGGTTAAGGAACTGCGCCGCAACAATGCCTGTATCCTGCTTAAGAATACCGGAACCCCGATCGAAATTATCAGCGAACAGATCGGTTACAGGAACGTCACATTCTTTTACCAGAAATTCAAGCAAGCCTATGATATGACGCCGCATGAATACCGGATGAGTCTGAATTGACCTTGCATTTCCGGGCATAAAAAAAATGACCGCGCTCCAACTAAGGAGGCGGTCTTCATTATTATTGACTTATTTTCTTTTTTTGAACAGATCCCAAATCGAGAAAGTGGCTTTTTTGTAAATCCGGTTATAGGCGGTCCTTTTGGCATCCCGGATGAGTCCCATCCCCTTTTTTCCATAGAACGGATTGGTTTTGCGCTTGATCGCCCGCTTCATCTTTCCGGTTGTCCTAGCCTTCAATGAACGTTTCAGGCTAGGTTTGCGCATCCCGAATTTCATAGTGACCAGTCCTTTCTTGCGTACAGGAATATTTCTGGATGTTCGATCAGAGGTTACGGTTCTTCAATTGGAGAAAGTTCCGATTCGGTAACCCACTTATGGTTTTTGATCGTTTCCCCGGTGACCGTATCTATGTAATCCACCATATAGACTGTAGTCGTTTCAGCCGCATCGATAGTGGCAGTAGCGCCGCTCATCCCTTCCGTGTGCTCGGCTTCCAGCATCACTTCACTGCCGACGCCTAATGGGTCTGTTCCGGCATCCATGATTTCTTCCTGGATCACCCATTGATGGTTCTCCACTCTTGGGTCTCCATTGGTTGGATCATAGGAAACTTCATAGGCAACCGTGTCGAAAGCTCCAATGATTGTCGCTTCCGCACCTTCCATGCCTTCCATATGTCCTGCCTGCATGATGACGGAATCGCCAACTTTATAAGTAGGATTCTCCGCTTCCATCAACCCTTCAGGAATTACACCGGAATCGTCATGGACCATATCCCCCATTCCTTCAGAACTGCTGACGGAAGACTCCTCAGCCATGCTTTCCATCGAAACACTCTCTACTTCGACAGAAGCTTCCTCAGTCGAAGTCTGCGTTGAACAAGCGGCCAATAATACGGTAGCCGATAGACTGAAGAAACTCATCAACAATTTTCTTTGTTTCATTTTCATCCATCCTTTCTTAATGGTGGTGCTTGTCACTTATTTATAGTTTATAGAAAATGACAGTACATTTCAAAGGATAGCCCTTTCAGAATGGCCTCGGCGATAACCAGAAAGCTTCAGAATCCCTTCGCTCCGGTTCTGGGAAGCTTCACGATTCTCTTTTTACTTGCGACAGGCTGCAAAAATATTTTGTGCATAATCCTTGCTTTTTGGAATGGATGCCGTATAATATGAAATGCAAGATAACTCTGTGCATTCCCATTACGGGGACGTTACGGATTCGACAGGTATAGGTCGAGCTTTTGATGCGCTCCGTAGGTTACGTCTACGCTAAAACGTTACAGTTAAAACAACTGACAAAACACAAAACAACACTTTAGCTTTCGCTGCTTAATTGTAGCTAGCTAAGATCCTCCTGGTATCGCCCATGTACTCAGATCAGGGTCTCAATGATGTGGGATACGCTGTGACCTTCCATCTGGAGGAATCAGAAGAGAACAATCAGATTAGCCAACAATAATGCCTGTTAAACGGCTAGTTCAAGGCGAATTCCAATAGTTTAACTATGAGCGTAGACTTGGAAGTGCCGATATGCTTGGACACGGGTTCGACTCCCGTCGTCTCCATCTAGATGAAGGCAACACCCCACAGAAATGCCGATATGAAGCGATTCATTCGACATTTCGTGGGGTGTTTTTTGTCGTTCATCAAGTTGATTGGATGAGAGAACGCAGCGGACGGCCCCTTGGACTAAGGTCTCGACTGTTTGGGTTTGTGGCCTGCATCAACTACCGACACAAACAAAAGAAAAGAGAAGCGGCCGCCTCCAATGAGGTACCCGCTTCTCTTTTCTGCTTTACAGCTTATTTACTCATGTCTTCCAATTGGAAATGGATGGTTTCCATCGCTTGCAGCAAAGCTTCTGCTGTATCCAATGAAGTCAAACATGGGATGTTGTTTTCGACTGCTTCACGGCGGATCAAGAATCCGTCGGTCTCGCTCGTCTTACCTTCCGTCATCGTATTGACAACCAAGTTGATGCGGCCGTCGCGGATGGCGTCGAGGATGTCGTTGCTGTTCTCATTGATTTTCTCAATGACGTCGACTTTGATTCCTTCTGCTTCCAAAGCTTTACCGGTACCTGTCGTAGCAACGATGTGGTAGCCTAATGAAATCAAGCGTTTCGCCAATGGGATGATTTCTTCTTTGTCTTTATCCGATACAGTCATCAATGCCGTGCCATAGTCAGGCACATTCACGCCGGATGCGATAAAACCTTTATACAAAGCTTTCGGCAAGTTGACATCTTTACCGATGATCTCTCCTGTGGACTTCATTTCAGGTCCCAGAACCGTGTCGACTTTCTTCAGTTTACTGAAACTGAAGACTGGCATCTTCACGTATACGCCTGATTTTGAAGGAACCAAACCTGTCTTGTAACCCATATCCTTCAGCTTCAGTCCTAGGATTCCTTTTGTGGCCAATTTCGCCATCGGAATACCGGTCACTTTGCTCAGGAACGGGATCGTCCGGCTCGCGCGCGGATTCACTTCGATGATGTAGACGACGCCTTCGCTGATGACGAACTGGATGTTCACCAAGCCGATGGTGTTCAGGCCTTGCGCCACACGGATCGTATAGTCTTCGATCGTTTGGATCAATTCAGGTGACAAGTTTTGCGGCGGGTAAACAGCGATCGAGTCGCCCGAGTGGACGCCGGCGCGTTCGATGTGTTCCATGATGCCCGGGATCAGGACGGTTTCGCCGTCGCAGATCGCATCGACTTCCAACTCTTGTCCGATCAGGTAATGATCGACCAGGACCGGACGTTCCGGACTGGCCACGACCGCTTCGCGCATGTATTTCTCCAGATCCGCTTGGTTGTAGACGATCTGCATCGCCCGGCCGCCCAATACGTAGGACGGACGCACCAAGACCGGATAACCGATTTCGTCGGCAACTGCGACCGCTTCTTCAACGGTCACAGCTGTCTTGCCGGGTGCTTGCGGGATATCCAAGTCGCGCAACAACTGTTCGAACAGCTTGCGGTCTTCAGCGCGGTCCAGATCTTCCAGGCTCGTGCCCAGGATCTTCACGCCGTGTTTCACCAATTTGTCAGCCAGGTTGATGGCCGTTTGGCCACCGAACTGCACAACGACGCCCAGCGGTTGTTCCAGGTCGATGATGGCCATCACGTCTTCTTCGGTCAAGGGTTCGAAATACAGCTTGTCAGAGATCGAGAAGTCCGTCGAAACGGTTTCCGGGTTGTTGTTGACGACGATCGCTTCATAGCCGGCTTCCTGGATTGCCCAGACCGCATGCACGGTTGCGTAGTCGAACTCGACCCCTTGGCCGATACGGATCGGACCGGAACCCAAGACGATGACTTTTTCGCGATCGCTCGGGAAAGATTCCTGTTCCATCTCATACGTGCTGTAGAAGTACGGTGTGAAGGATTCGAATTCGCCCGCACACGTATCCACCATCTTGAAGACAGGGACGATGCCGTTGGCTTTACGCAACGCGTAGATGTCTTCCGAAGCCATGCCCCACAATTCAGCGATGATTTCATCGCTGAAGCCGTATTTCTTCGCTTCGCGCAGGATTTCCAAGTCTTTCGGTTCAGCTGCCGCCACTTCCTTCTCCAAGTCGATGATGTGCTTGAATTTGTACAGGAAGAAGTAGTCGATTTCGCTCCATTCATGGATCGTTTCCGGTGTCACGCCGCGGCGCAACGCTTCTCCCAGATAGAAAAGACGTTCGTCGCAAGCGACTCGGATGTTCTGTTCGATTTCTGCCATCGTCACGGTCTGGCCTTGGTCTTTCGGCAAGGCCAGATGGTTGACGCCGTATTCCAAAGAACGGACGGCTTTCAGCATCGATTCCTCGAACGTATGGCCCATGGCCATGACTTCGCCAGTCGCTTTCATCTGTGTGCCGAGGGTGCGGTCGCCCTTTTCGAATTTATCGAACGGGAAACGCGGGATTTTGGAGACGATGTAATCCAAAGCCGGCTCGAAAGCCGCATAGGAAGTGCCGGTTACCGGGTTCTTCATTTCATCCAAAGTCAGACCGACAGCGATCTTCGCCGCCATCTTCGCGATCGGGTAACCGGTCGCTTTACTCGCCAAAGCCGAAGAACGGCTGACGCGCGGGTTCACTTCGATGATGTAGTAGTCGAACGAGTACGGATCCAATGCCAACTGCACATTGCAGCCGCCTTCGATTTTCAAGGCTCGGATGATCTGCAGGGAGACATCGCGCA is a window from the Trichococcus shcherbakoviae genome containing:
- the scfB gene encoding thioether cross-link-forming SCIFF peptide maturase; the protein is MIHQYKLNGYNIVMDTYSGAVHVVDDLAFDIIALYEATPVEEIVTMMLEQYANDPEINETEIRDTLSDVEELKANGELFTEDLYQDLSIDLKNRQTFVKALCLNVAHTCNLTCDYCFASQGKYNGDRAIMKFEVGKQAIDFLLENSGFHRNLDVDFFGGEPLMAWRVVKQIVEYARSKEEESNKTFRFTFTTNGMLLNDEINEFLNKEMYNVVLSLDGRKEVHDRLRRTVNGKGSYDYILPKFQKFVEGRGDKEYYVRGTYTGNNVDFTNDIFHVANLGFDKLSMEPVICDPSEPYALTEEHLPALYRQYEILAEEMLKRGEEGNDFTFYHYMLDLSEGPCIQKRISGCGSGTEYMAVTPWGEIFPCHQFVGDEEFSLGNIWDGVTKPELQCQFKEVNCYSKPECQDCWAKLYCSGGCPANSLHATGSLKGNYEFSCDLFRKRVECSMMVKVAESIREMEAEAMAAE
- the scfA gene encoding six-cysteine ranthipeptide SCIFF, producing MKRIVTLSTRNLKDTAKHGGCGACQTSCQSACKTSCGIANQSCVNPKQAAK
- a CDS encoding aminotransferase class I/II-fold pyridoxal phosphate-dependent enzyme translates to MDKHTTKPSLLDRLKAHAASDSIPMHMPGHKRNTALLGKDLPYNIDITEIDGFDNLHGASGIINEYMEEIADFYGTKRSFYLVNGSTCGMLAGIRAATKRGSKIAIGRNCHKSVYHAIELFGLEVVYLMPEVDETFGIHGGISTASIADTLKKHPDTQLVVLTSPTYEGVVSDIAAIADICHAQGIPLMIDEAHGSHFNYSEHFPTSATALGADIVIQSLHKTLPSLTMTSFAHLNGDLVRPEEMARQLAIFESSSPSYVLMASIDSCFRLLRDEGEQLFENYNKRLTDFSEKMEQLQHLKVLCHGKDRLGAHKTFFAFDKGKILISAQGTGLTGQKLSEMLRSEYHIEMEMAYGDHALAMTSVCDTDAAMATLADALLAVDGTLDSLNGEHLQSDGTLFFASPEKQCEIWQALESEKIDCPIENAIGQTVAEYVWAYPPGIPLLVPGERISNGFIRQIHTLLEKGTKVYSDADELPKNIQIMRQETLAH
- a CDS encoding SMP-30/gluconolactonase/LRE family protein, whose translation is MENKSEQANVRKPELVFYAGSTLLEGPHWDAENSLLYCVSIEDCMIYAIDSETGEVRTYLTDGPVGCAVLDQDGMILEAEMDGIFRIDPRTKEKQLVAKARDDERMRYNDGKLDPQGRLLVGTMGYEGTYEGEAALYAIEKDGTVRTVLDGLTLANGMGWSPDGKTLYFIDTPTKKVGSYAYDTKTGEANFEKYVVEITDGSNPDGMCVDPEGMIWVAQYGGGKVCRWDPETGKKLEEILMPVKNATSCSLGGKDLEYLYITTAKVGETEEELAGGLFRVKLD
- a CDS encoding ornithine cyclodeaminase family protein; protein product: MEDRSTLLINQSTIKELLDIADFNNLVHQTFQGLGDGTIINPTKLTLDLGEAGGYPPNEGFMNAMPAYIASQDIAGLKWVGGFLGERKAAGLPYITGMILLINPHLGTFTAALEGAYITNMRTGAQTANALRYLLKKPTVTIGLYGAGMQAGTNIRAIADLFDITELIVWNHRRSTAETFAKKMQEHVKGAIRVVDDPQEASQAEVLITVTSAQTPLIKAEWIKKGTIIFSMGSFQEIEDALILKADKVIVDHVDQALHRGALKKLTGEGKLSEKNIFATLGELAVGKKDTGDLSQDITICIPIGTGAMDVAIAGEVYRRALEKGMGYAFDFEA
- a CDS encoding cold-shock protein, which codes for MEQGTVKWFNADKGFGFIERENGDDVFVHFSAIQSEGFKSLEEGQAVTFSVEEGNRGPQATNVNKA
- a CDS encoding cold-shock protein, which produces MEQGTVKWFNAEKGFGFIERENGDDVFVHFSAIQSEGFKSLEEGQAVTFSVEEGNRGPQATNVTKA
- a CDS encoding AraC family transcriptional regulator, whose amino-acid sequence is MLKNTGTPIEIISEQIGYRNVTFFYQKFKQAYDMTPHEYRMSLN
- a CDS encoding YdhK family protein; protein product: MKQRKLLMSFFSLSATVLLAACSTQTSTEEASVEVESVSMESMAEESSVSSSEGMGDMVHDDSGVIPEGLMEAENPTYKVGDSVIMQAGHMEGMEGAEATIIGAFDTVAYEVSYDPTNGDPRVENHQWVIQEEIMDAGTDPLGVGSEVMLEAEHTEGMSGATATIDAAETTTVYMVDYIDTVTGETIKNHKWVTESELSPIEEP
- the carB gene encoding carbamoyl-phosphate synthase large subunit, with the translated sequence MPKRTDIQSILVIGSGPIIIGQAAEFDYAGTQACLALREEGYKVILVNSNPATIMTDVEIADKVYMEPLTVEFITNIIRKERPDALLPTLGGQTGLNMAVELDKAGVLEEFNVELLGTKLSSIQQAEDRDLFRQLMAELNQPVPESDIIHTVDEALRFAAEIGYPLIVRPAFTMGGTGGGICHNEADLREIVANGLRYSPVTQCLLEKSIAGFKEIEYEVMRDSNDNAIVVCNMENIDPVGVHTGDSIVVAPSQTLSDKEYQMLRDVSLQIIRALKIEGGCNVQLALDPYSFDYYIIEVNPRVSRSSALASKATGYPIAKMAAKIAVGLTLDEMKNPVTGTSYAAFEPALDYIVSKIPRFPFDKFEKGDRTLGTQMKATGEVMAMGHTFEESMLKAVRSLEYGVNHLALPKDQGQTVTMAEIEQNIRVACDERLFYLGEALRRGVTPETIHEWSEIDYFFLYKFKHIIDLEKEVAAAEPKDLEILREAKKYGFSDEIIAELWGMASEDIYALRKANGIVPVFKMVDTCAGEFESFTPYFYSTYEMEQESFPSDREKVIVLGSGPIRIGQGVEFDYATVHAVWAIQEAGYEAIVVNNNPETVSTDFSISDKLYFEPLTEEDVMAIIDLEQPLGVVVQFGGQTAINLADKLVKHGVKILGTSLEDLDRAEDRKLFEQLLRDLDIPQAPGKTAVTVEEAVAVADEIGYPVLVRPSYVLGGRAMQIVYNQADLEKYMREAVVASPERPVLVDHYLIGQELEVDAICDGETVLIPGIMEHIERAGVHSGDSIAVYPPQNLSPELIQTIEDYTIRVAQGLNTIGLVNIQFVISEGVVYIIEVNPRASRTIPFLSKVTGIPMAKLATKGILGLKLKDMGYKTGLVPSKSGVYVKMPVFSFSKLKKVDTVLGPEMKSTGEIIGKDVNLPKALYKGFIASGVNVPDYGTALMTVSDKDKEEIIPLAKRLISLGYHIVATTGTGKALEAEGIKVDVIEKINENSNDILDAIRDGRINLVVNTMTEGKTSETDGFLIRREAVENNIPCLTSLDTAEALLQAMETIHFQLEDMSK